One region of Esox lucius isolate fEsoLuc1 chromosome 17, fEsoLuc1.pri, whole genome shotgun sequence genomic DNA includes:
- the LOC105030592 gene encoding SH3 and cysteine-rich domain-containing protein 3 isoform X2 — protein MIVLNNKFALRCKNCKTNIHHQCRSYVEFQKCFGKIPPGFRRAYSSPLYSSQQNATVSQLLPFSQSNRTDPVFETLRIGVIMANKERKKGSEDKKNMMMMMMMDEDDSQQPDKPEEGGGECDKKGDKAGLDDKKPQPGGKIGVFSQSHYHLALYRFKAMEKDDLDLHAGDRITVIDDSNEEWWRGKIGERTGFLPANYIIRVHSGERVYKVTRSFVGNREMGQITLKKDQIVVKKGEEVNGYLKVSTGRKLGFFPANLLQEI, from the exons ATGATAGTCC TGAATAATAAGTTTGCTCTGAGGTGTAAGAACTGTAAAACCAACATCCACCACCAATGCCGGTCCTATGTGGAGTTCCAGAAATGCTTTGGAAAGATT ccCCCAGGTTTCAGACGGGCCTACAGCTCTCCTCTGTACAGCAGTCAACAGAATGCCACAGTCAGTCAACTTCTGCCCTTCT CTCAGTCCAACCGCACTGACCCAGTCTTTGAGACCCTGCGTATTGGTGTGATCATGGCTAACAAGGAGCGCAAGAAGGGATCCGAGGACAAGAAAAAC atgatgatgatgatgatgatggatgaAGATGACTCACAGCAGCCTGACAAaccagaggaaggaggaggggagtGTG ACAAGAAAGGAGACAAAGCTGGTCTCGATGACAAG AAGCCTCAGCCAGGAGGGAAGATAGGCGTTTTCTCTCAGTCCCACTACCACCTGGCACTGTATCGCTTCAAAGCTATGGAGAAAGATGATCTGGACCTGCA tGCCGGGGACCGGATCACAGTGATAGATGACTCTAATGAGGAATGGTGGAGG GGTAAAATAGGGGAGAGAACTGGCTTCCTGCCAGCTAACTACATCATTAGAGTGCATTCGGGAGAGAGAGTATACAAAGTGACACGTTCCTTCGTTGGCAACAGAGAGATGGGTCAAATCACACTAAAAAAAGATCAG ATTGTAGtaaagaaaggagaggaggtgaaTGGTTATCTGAAAGTCAGCACTGGACGGAAGCTTGGGTTCTTCCCTGCAAATCTACTCCAGGAGATCTGA
- the LOC105030592 gene encoding SH3 and cysteine-rich domain-containing protein 3 isoform X1: MIVLNNKFALRCKNCKTNIHHQCRSYVEFQKCFGKIPPGFRRAYSSPLYSSQQNATVSQLLPFSQSNRTDPVFETLRIGVIMANKERKKGSEDKKNMMMMMMMDEDDSQQPDKPEEGGGECAVQEGDKKGDKAGLDDKNKKPQPGGKIGVFSQSHYHLALYRFKAMEKDDLDLHAGDRITVIDDSNEEWWRGKIGERTGFLPANYIIRVHSGERVYKVTRSFVGNREMGQITLKKDQIVVKKGEEVNGYLKVSTGRKLGFFPANLLQEI, from the exons ATGATAGTCC TGAATAATAAGTTTGCTCTGAGGTGTAAGAACTGTAAAACCAACATCCACCACCAATGCCGGTCCTATGTGGAGTTCCAGAAATGCTTTGGAAAGATT ccCCCAGGTTTCAGACGGGCCTACAGCTCTCCTCTGTACAGCAGTCAACAGAATGCCACAGTCAGTCAACTTCTGCCCTTCT CTCAGTCCAACCGCACTGACCCAGTCTTTGAGACCCTGCGTATTGGTGTGATCATGGCTAACAAGGAGCGCAAGAAGGGATCCGAGGACAAGAAAAAC atgatgatgatgatgatgatggatgaAGATGACTCACAGCAGCCTGACAAaccagaggaaggaggaggggagtGTG CAGTCCAGGAAGGAGACAAGAAAGGAGACAAAGCTGGTCTCGATGACAAG AACAAGAAGCCTCAGCCAGGAGGGAAGATAGGCGTTTTCTCTCAGTCCCACTACCACCTGGCACTGTATCGCTTCAAAGCTATGGAGAAAGATGATCTGGACCTGCA tGCCGGGGACCGGATCACAGTGATAGATGACTCTAATGAGGAATGGTGGAGG GGTAAAATAGGGGAGAGAACTGGCTTCCTGCCAGCTAACTACATCATTAGAGTGCATTCGGGAGAGAGAGTATACAAAGTGACACGTTCCTTCGTTGGCAACAGAGAGATGGGTCAAATCACACTAAAAAAAGATCAG ATTGTAGtaaagaaaggagaggaggtgaaTGGTTATCTGAAAGTCAGCACTGGACGGAAGCTTGGGTTCTTCCCTGCAAATCTACTCCAGGAGATCTGA